A single region of the Gorilla gorilla gorilla isolate KB3781 chromosome 1, NHGRI_mGorGor1-v2.1_pri, whole genome shotgun sequence genome encodes:
- the LOC109024295 gene encoding thymosin beta-4 has product MSDKPDMAEIEKFDKSKLKKTETQEKNPLPSKETIEQEKQAGES; this is encoded by the coding sequence ATGTCTGACAAACCCGATATGGCTGAGATCGAGAAATTCGATAAGTCGAAACTGAAGAAGACAGAGACGCAAGAGAAAAATCCACTGCCTTCCAAAGAAACGATTGAACAGGAGAAGCAAGCAGGCGAATCGTAA